One part of the Aurantibacillus circumpalustris genome encodes these proteins:
- a CDS encoding LytR/AlgR family response regulator transcription factor — protein sequence MKLRSLIVDDEIHARENLKFLLKNYCPEIEVIGTASNEETARESVKLLNPQVIFLDICMPSGTEGFDFLESLPNKKFQVVFVTAFKEYAIRALNANAIHYLMKPVDVDDLKMAVEKLIATNHLFNENHEQLSIYIKSLENLSRSMLPPEALPRITINHAKGFKIVDPNDFMYLEGEGNYTSIIFTDGTKYLDTKSIGIYEGILDPKHFFRIHKSHIVNILFVKEFLNDDGHFVIMKNNAKLGISRLRAPQFLAFFKTGKKSSSI from the coding sequence ATGAAGCTGAGATCTTTAATAGTAGATGATGAAATTCATGCAAGAGAGAATTTAAAATTTCTTTTAAAAAATTACTGTCCCGAAATCGAGGTTATAGGTACTGCAAGCAATGAGGAAACTGCAAGAGAGAGTGTCAAACTTCTTAACCCGCAGGTTATTTTTTTAGACATTTGTATGCCCTCCGGAACCGAAGGCTTTGATTTTCTTGAATCGCTTCCAAATAAAAAATTTCAGGTGGTTTTTGTTACGGCGTTTAAGGAATATGCTATTCGCGCTTTAAATGCAAATGCTATTCACTATTTAATGAAACCCGTTGATGTGGACGATTTAAAAATGGCGGTTGAAAAACTCATTGCCACAAACCACTTATTTAACGAAAATCACGAACAGTTATCAATCTATATAAAATCACTCGAAAACCTATCCAGATCAATGCTTCCACCTGAGGCATTACCACGCATAACAATCAATCATGCTAAGGGTTTCAAAATTGTTGATCCCAATGATTTTATGTATTTAGAAGGGGAAGGTAACTATACCTCGATTATTTTTACAGATGGTACAAAATATCTTGACACCAAATCCATCGGTATCTATGAAGGCATCTTAGATCCCAAACATTTTTTCAGGATTCATAAATCGCACATTGTAAATATTTTGTTCGTTAAGGAATTCCTTAACGATGATGGGCATTTTGTTATTATGAAAAACAATGCAAAGCTTGGAATATCCCGATTACGAGCCCCACAATTTCTGGCGTTTTTTAAAACCGGGAAAAAATCTAGTTCCATTTAG